In the genome of Clostridium cylindrosporum DSM 605, one region contains:
- a CDS encoding hemolysin family protein translates to MDDSSIISLLPQILFILILVLINAFFSAAEMAIVSVNKNKINILSEEGNRKALLLQKFLKEPSNFLATIQIGITFAGFFASASAATSISSYFSRFLKNLNIPYSSEISLVVITIAISYITLVLGELFPKRIALQNSESIAMFTVKPILFISKLTIPFVRLLSVSTNLLVRLFGLKTTDANDKLSREEIKYVLLSGKESGVINDTEEEMIHSIFDFDNTIAKEIMTPRTEVFLVNVKTPIKDIATALALEKFSRVPVYENNTDNIIGILYIKDLFEAFLNTGIENIDIKSIMRIPYFVPETKNIDDLFKELQETKNHMAILIDEYGGFSGIATTEDIIEEVMGNIFDEYDEQKSEIRKIDDHTYIVDGLLPIDEFNEYFDLNLESQTADTIGGFVLNLIGNIPTEGDNFSEEFGGIIFEVYEIDEKRIQSVKVTFK, encoded by the coding sequence TTGGACGATAGTTCCATTATAAGTTTACTGCCACAGATTTTGTTTATTTTAATCCTTGTCTTAATTAATGCATTTTTCTCGGCAGCAGAAATGGCTATAGTATCTGTTAACAAGAATAAAATCAACATTCTTAGTGAAGAGGGTAATAGAAAAGCTCTACTTCTTCAAAAGTTTCTAAAAGAGCCTAGTAATTTTCTAGCTACAATACAAATTGGAATTACTTTTGCAGGATTTTTTGCAAGTGCTTCAGCAGCAACTAGTATATCTAGTTATTTTTCTAGATTTCTTAAGAACCTTAACATTCCTTATAGTTCTGAAATCTCACTTGTTGTAATAACTATTGCTATTTCATATATTACATTAGTTTTAGGAGAGCTTTTTCCTAAAAGGATAGCACTTCAAAATTCAGAATCAATTGCAATGTTTACTGTAAAACCTATATTATTTATATCAAAACTTACAATTCCATTCGTTAGGCTTCTTTCAGTATCAACTAATTTACTTGTTAGATTATTTGGACTTAAAACTACTGATGCAAATGATAAACTTTCTAGAGAAGAAATAAAATATGTTCTTCTTTCGGGAAAAGAAAGTGGAGTTATTAATGATACCGAAGAAGAAATGATTCATAGCATATTTGATTTTGATAATACTATAGCAAAGGAAATTATGACTCCTAGAACTGAGGTATTTTTAGTTAATGTAAAGACTCCTATTAAAGATATAGCGACGGCACTTGCTTTAGAAAAATTCTCACGGGTTCCTGTTTATGAAAATAATACTGATAATATTATTGGTATTTTATATATAAAAGACTTATTTGAAGCTTTTCTTAATACGGGAATTGAAAATATAGATATAAAAAGCATTATGCGTATACCTTACTTTGTTCCCGAAACTAAAAATATAGATGATCTTTTTAAAGAACTTCAAGAAACTAAAAACCATATGGCTATACTAATAGATGAATATGGTGGGTTTTCAGGAATTGCAACTACAGAAGATATTATTGAAGAAGTTATGGGTAATATATTTGATGAATATGATGAACAAAAAAGTGAAATAAGAAAAATAGATGACCATACTTATATTGTTGATGGATTACTACCTATAGATGAGTTTAATGAGTACTTTGATCTTAATTTAGAATCTCAAACAGCTGACACAATAGGTGGATTTGTTCTTAATTTAATAGGAAATATACCAACTGAAGGTGATAATTTCTCAGAAGAATTTGGAGGAATTATATTTGAAGTTTATGAAATAGATGAAAAAAGAATCCAATCAGTAAAGGTTACTTTCAAATAA
- a CDS encoding coenzyme F420-0:L-glutamate ligase, with protein sequence MARAVGTTARGLRAPIIKEGDNLAEIVVSSVVNAIEVEGIKVNDKDVIGVTESLVARAQGNYISIQNIAEDIKSKFDGEIAVLFPILSRNRFSLILKSIALSGRKMHLFLNYPSDEVGNHLMDIDLMDEKGVNPYKDVLTEAKYRELFGAKVEHPFTGIDYVQMYRDIVEEVGGEVEIYLANDPREALKYTDQILVANIHERHRTKRILKAAGAKVVYGLDDIASSPVNGSGYSEYGLLGSNKATEETVKLFPREGDVFVREVQAALKEKTGKNIEVMIYGDGAFKDPVGKIWELADPIVSPGFTDGLVGTPNEIKLKYIADNDLKDVDSASLADEMIKKIKEKENKKVAGNEALGTTPRQITDLLGSLCDLISGSGDKGTPIILIQGYFDNYATE encoded by the coding sequence ATGGCAAGAGCAGTTGGAACAACAGCAAGAGGACTTAGAGCTCCTATTATCAAAGAAGGAGATAACCTAGCTGAAATAGTAGTAAGTTCAGTAGTAAATGCTATAGAAGTTGAAGGAATAAAAGTTAATGACAAGGATGTAATTGGAGTTACTGAATCACTAGTGGCGAGAGCACAAGGTAACTATATTTCAATTCAAAACATTGCAGAAGATATCAAGTCAAAATTCGACGGAGAAATAGCAGTTTTATTCCCTATATTAAGTAGAAATAGATTTTCACTAATTCTTAAGTCAATAGCACTTAGTGGAAGAAAGATGCATCTATTCCTTAACTATCCATCAGATGAAGTTGGAAATCACTTAATGGATATTGACCTAATGGATGAAAAGGGAGTTAACCCTTACAAAGATGTATTAACAGAAGCTAAGTACAGAGAGTTATTTGGTGCAAAGGTTGAGCATCCTTTTACTGGAATTGACTATGTTCAAATGTATAGAGATATAGTTGAAGAAGTAGGTGGAGAAGTTGAAATTTACCTTGCAAATGATCCAAGAGAAGCTCTAAAGTATACAGATCAAATACTTGTTGCTAATATTCATGAAAGACATAGAACTAAGAGAATATTAAAGGCAGCTGGAGCTAAGGTTGTTTATGGACTAGATGATATAGCATCATCACCAGTTAACGGAAGTGGATATTCAGAATATGGTCTACTTGGTTCAAATAAGGCTACTGAAGAAACAGTTAAGCTTTTCCCAAGAGAAGGTGATGTATTCGTTAGAGAGGTTCAAGCAGCTCTTAAGGAAAAGACAGGAAAGAATATAGAAGTTATGATCTATGGAGATGGAGCATTTAAGGATCCAGTAGGTAAAATTTGGGAACTTGCAGATCCAATAGTATCACCAGGATTTACTGATGGATTAGTTGGAACTCCAAACGAAATCAAGCTTAAGTATATTGCTGATAATGATCTTAAGGATGTTGACTCAGCATCACTTGCTGATGAAATGATAAAGAAAATTAAAGAAAAAGAAAATAAAAAGGTTGCAGGTAATGAAGCACTTGGAACAACTCCAAGACAAATTACAGACCTTCTTGGAAGTCTTTGTGACCTTATAAGTGGTAGTGGAGATAAGGGAACACCTATAATCCTAATCCAAGGTTACTTTGATAACTACGCAACAGAATAA
- a CDS encoding ABC-F family ATP-binding cassette domain-containing protein: MNLITLESISKSYSEKKLIENISLGINDGDKIGIIGVNGTGKSTLLKIIAGKMDYDEGKITKGSKVRIEYLSQSPEFELSDTVLGQVFRGNSDEMKLIRDYEYYLEKSRNNEDVSDKLIEIQGKIDALNLWEMESEAKKVLTKLGISNFNEKIINLSGGQKKRVALASALITPCDILVLDEPTNHMDNETITWLEEYLNSKQGAIIMITHDRYFLDRVTNRIIELDRGNLYSYEGNYSVFLEKKLERMENEKSREEKKQSLIRTELKWVKRGAKARTTKQKARLQRFDELVSSVDEIRKETLDISVASSRLGKKVIEINNISKSYGDKKLIDDFSYTILRNDRVGIVGNNGMGKSTLMKILNGDLSVDSGSIDKGETVRIGYFSQESDHMDVNMRAIDYIKEAAEFIENAEGVRISASQMCERFLFDGTLQYTHIGKLSGGERRRLYLLKILSMAPNLLLLDEPTNDLDIETLKILEEYLDEFNGAVIVISHDRYFLDRICDKIFAYEGRGYIKQYPGNYSDYILRKEIENIKEEANSKVVVENKSDKNDIKTPKSSDKKLKFSFKEQREFDTIDEDIEMIEEKISKIEKEIENAATDYSLLQELIEKKEKEEKLLEEKYERWEYLNQLSEEIERNKLEAKKK; encoded by the coding sequence ATGAATTTAATAACACTTGAAAGTATATCTAAAAGTTATTCAGAAAAAAAGTTAATTGAAAATATATCCCTAGGTATTAATGATGGGGATAAAATAGGAATTATAGGAGTAAATGGTACAGGAAAATCTACTCTTTTAAAGATAATAGCAGGTAAAATGGACTATGATGAAGGTAAAATAACTAAAGGAAGCAAGGTAAGGATAGAATATTTGTCTCAAAGTCCAGAATTTGAATTAAGTGATACTGTTTTAGGACAAGTATTTAGAGGTAATTCAGATGAAATGAAGCTTATTCGTGATTATGAATACTATCTAGAAAAGTCAAGAAACAACGAAGATGTAAGTGATAAGTTAATAGAAATTCAAGGAAAAATAGATGCGTTAAATCTTTGGGAAATGGAAAGTGAAGCAAAAAAGGTTTTAACTAAGCTCGGTATAAGCAATTTCAATGAAAAAATAATTAACTTATCAGGTGGTCAGAAAAAGAGAGTAGCACTTGCATCGGCTCTAATAACACCATGTGATATTTTAGTACTTGATGAGCCAACTAACCATATGGACAATGAAACTATTACATGGCTTGAGGAGTACTTAAATAGTAAACAAGGTGCTATTATTATGATTACCCATGACAGATATTTTCTAGATAGAGTTACTAATAGGATTATTGAACTTGATAGAGGTAACCTTTATAGCTATGAAGGAAATTACAGTGTATTTTTGGAAAAGAAGCTTGAAAGAATGGAAAATGAAAAGTCTAGAGAAGAAAAGAAGCAAAGTCTTATAAGAACTGAGTTAAAGTGGGTTAAAAGAGGAGCTAAGGCAAGAACAACAAAGCAAAAAGCTAGACTTCAAAGGTTTGATGAACTTGTAAGTAGCGTAGATGAAATAAGAAAAGAAACACTTGATATTTCTGTTGCATCATCTAGACTTGGAAAAAAAGTAATTGAAATTAATAATATATCTAAAAGTTATGGTGATAAAAAATTAATAGATGATTTTTCATATACTATACTTAGAAATGATAGAGTTGGAATAGTAGGTAACAATGGAATGGGAAAATCAACTTTAATGAAGATTCTAAATGGGGATTTGTCAGTTGATTCAGGAAGTATAGATAAAGGGGAAACAGTTAGAATAGGATACTTCTCCCAAGAAAGTGATCATATGGACGTAAATATGAGAGCAATCGACTATATTAAAGAAGCAGCAGAATTTATTGAAAATGCTGAAGGAGTTAGGATTTCTGCATCTCAAATGTGTGAAAGGTTCTTATTTGATGGCACCCTTCAATATACACATATAGGCAAGCTTTCAGGGGGAGAGAGAAGACGTCTATACCTTCTTAAAATACTTTCAATGGCGCCTAACTTACTTTTGCTAGATGAGCCAACAAATGACCTTGATATTGAAACACTAAAAATATTAGAGGAATACTTAGATGAATTTAATGGAGCTGTTATAGTAATATCCCATGATAGATACTTCCTTGATAGAATATGTGATAAAATATTTGCCTATGAAGGTAGGGGGTATATAAAACAATATCCAGGAAACTATAGTGATTATATTTTAAGAAAAGAAATAGAAAACATAAAAGAAGAAGCTAATAGTAAGGTAGTTGTAGAAAATAAAAGTGATAAAAACGATATAAAGACGCCAAAATCAAGTGACAAGAAATTGAAGTTCTCCTTTAAGGAACAAAGAGAATTTGACACAATTGATGAAGATATAGAAATGATAGAGGAGAAAATATCTAAAATAGAAAAAGAAATTGAGAATGCAGCCACGGATTATTCACTTCTTCAGGAGTTAATAGAAAAGAAAGAAAAGGAAGAAAAGCTTCTTGAAGAAAAATATGAAAGATGGGAATATTTAAACCAATTAAGTGAAGAAATTGAAAGAAATAAACTAGAAGCAAAAAAGAAATAA
- a CDS encoding DUF1292 domain-containing protein has product MKGKVYSFRNEHGELVKFTAKEFLTLNGSDYVLMSPEDNTSEIDVYKFSIVNGGEALELIDNEDELTKIKEVSKVI; this is encoded by the coding sequence ATGAAGGGAAAAGTTTATTCTTTTAGAAATGAGCATGGTGAACTTGTTAAATTTACTGCAAAGGAATTCCTTACGCTAAACGGTAGCGACTACGTTTTAATGAGCCCAGAGGATAATACTTCTGAAATTGATGTTTATAAGTTTAGTATTGTTAACGGTGGAGAAGCACTTGAACTTATAGACAACGAAGATGAACTTACTAAAATCAAAGAAGTATCAAAGGTTATCTAG
- a CDS encoding NADP-dependent isocitrate dehydrogenase produces MTKIQMTTPLVEIDGDEMTRIIWSKIKEHLISPYVDLKTEYYDLGLEHRDQTDDKVTFDAAEAIKKYGVGVKCATITPNAARIKEYNLKEMWKSPNGTIRAILDGTVFRKPIIVENIKPYVRSWEKPITIARHAYGDIYKAVEAKVTDGDVAELVVTSKDGEVISKETIHNFKGDGIVMGMHNTKKSIESFARACFNYALGEKEDLWFSSKDTISKKYDHTFKDIFEEIYENEYKSKFKETGIEYFYTLIDDAVARVVKSNGGFIWACKNYDGDVMSDLVATAFGSLAMMTSVLVSPDGYYEYEAAHGTVQRHYYKHLKGEETSTNSVATIFAWSGALKKRGELDSNSDLVKFGEVMEKATIATIEEGIMTKDLAMIAQGDAKSVSTEEFLLEVKTRLEKLIA; encoded by the coding sequence ATGACAAAAATACAGATGACGACTCCATTAGTTGAAATAGATGGAGATGAAATGACAAGAATAATATGGTCTAAAATTAAGGAACATCTTATTAGTCCATATGTTGATCTTAAAACAGAATATTATGATTTAGGTTTAGAACATAGAGACCAAACAGATGATAAGGTAACATTTGATGCTGCTGAAGCAATTAAAAAGTACGGTGTAGGAGTAAAGTGCGCGACAATAACTCCTAATGCAGCAAGAATAAAGGAATATAATCTTAAAGAAATGTGGAAAAGCCCTAATGGTACTATAAGAGCTATTCTTGATGGAACAGTATTTAGAAAGCCTATTATAGTGGAAAATATAAAGCCATATGTTCGTTCTTGGGAAAAGCCAATTACTATCGCAAGACATGCATATGGTGATATTTATAAAGCAGTAGAAGCTAAGGTAACAGATGGAGATGTAGCAGAACTTGTTGTAACTTCTAAAGATGGAGAAGTAATATCTAAGGAAACTATTCATAACTTTAAAGGTGATGGAATAGTTATGGGTATGCACAATACTAAGAAGTCTATTGAAAGTTTTGCAAGAGCTTGTTTTAACTATGCTCTAGGGGAAAAGGAAGACCTTTGGTTCTCAAGTAAGGACACTATTTCAAAGAAGTATGATCATACTTTTAAGGATATATTTGAAGAAATTTATGAAAATGAATATAAGAGTAAATTTAAGGAAACTGGAATAGAATATTTCTATACATTAATAGATGATGCAGTTGCAAGAGTTGTAAAGTCAAATGGAGGATTTATCTGGGCATGTAAAAACTACGACGGTGATGTTATGTCAGACTTAGTAGCCACAGCATTTGGTTCACTTGCAATGATGACTTCAGTCCTAGTTTCACCAGATGGATATTATGAATATGAAGCAGCTCATGGAACAGTACAAAGACATTACTATAAGCACCTAAAAGGTGAAGAAACTTCAACAAACTCAGTTGCAACAATTTTTGCTTGGAGTGGAGCTCTTAAGAAAAGAGGAGAACTAGATTCAAATAGTGATTTAGTTAAGTTTGGAGAAGTAATGGAAAAAGCTACAATAGCAACTATCGAAGAAGGTATAATGACAAAGGATCTTGCTATGATAGCACAGGGAGATGCTAAGTCAGTAAGTACTGAAGAATTTTTACTTGAAGTTAAAACTAGACTTGAAAAGTTAATAGCTTAA
- a CDS encoding CBS domain-containing protein yields the protein MLDNVIITEFIKLMPLNTVREALNSLTENKVNGAPIVDSEGKLVGIIVKADLYRFLMEKGHFDTCPLEWVMTKSVITAKEDESEISIAKKLRENNIVSIPVVDANDIVKGMVTLESILDSIIDSYQNN from the coding sequence ATGTTAGATAATGTTATAATTACCGAGTTTATAAAGTTAATGCCACTTAATACAGTAAGAGAAGCTTTAAATTCACTAACAGAAAATAAAGTTAATGGAGCTCCAATTGTTGATAGTGAGGGGAAACTTGTAGGGATAATAGTTAAGGCAGATTTGTATAGATTTTTAATGGAAAAAGGACATTTTGATACATGTCCTTTAGAATGGGTTATGACAAAAAGTGTAATAACAGCTAAGGAAGATGAAAGTGAAATAAGCATTGCAAAAAAGCTTAGAGAAAATAATATAGTATCAATACCTGTTGTTGATGCTAACGATATTGTTAAAGGTATGGTTACTCTAGAGAGTATACTTGATAGCATAATAGATTCATATCAAAATAATTAG
- a CDS encoding late competence development ComFB family protein has translation MVKNYMEDVVEDLVDKLWNENTDKDFCKCEKCKNDVIALSLNKLPPKYFSSDKGNIWTKLIFADNQKMTDVMTAVAEAMKIVKSSQRH, from the coding sequence ATGGTAAAAAATTATATGGAAGATGTAGTTGAAGACTTAGTTGATAAACTATGGAATGAGAATACTGATAAAGATTTTTGTAAATGTGAAAAATGTAAAAATGATGTAATTGCTCTTTCACTTAATAAGCTTCCCCCAAAATATTTTTCTTCAGATAAAGGCAATATATGGACTAAATTAATCTTTGCTGATAATCAAAAAATGACAGATGTAATGACGGCTGTAGCTGAAGCTATGAAAATAGTAAAAAGTAGTCAAAGACATTAA
- the mnmH gene encoding tRNA 2-selenouridine(34) synthase MnmH, which produces MIRTIDYKKIDDDEIKDSYVIIDVRSPKEFRRATIPGAINIPIFSDEEREEIGTVYVKDSVEKAKHLGVIAASKKLPEIYDKIQKLQRKYKMIIFFCERGGMRSSSLVSFLYTVGINSFKLLGGYKAYRGFINENLPRKVEQVRFIVLHGNTGVGKTKLLKRLSEEGFDILDLEGCANNRGSLFGDIGLGDENSQKYFESLVYNTLKKRKGNIVFVEAESKRIGHVIIPDYIYSLMKSGNHININADLSSRVANIMEDYVHNNVDELIEHIDKLSKYISSKNIEKYKKEILDGKYKGVIEELMLKYYDPLYENKIYNYSLEVDNSNIDFACKHIKAWINSSYK; this is translated from the coding sequence ATGATTAGAACAATAGATTATAAAAAAATAGATGATGATGAGATAAAGGATAGTTATGTTATTATCGATGTTAGAAGTCCTAAGGAGTTTAGGAGGGCAACTATACCAGGTGCAATAAATATACCTATTTTTAGTGATGAGGAAAGAGAAGAAATAGGAACAGTATATGTTAAAGACTCTGTTGAAAAAGCAAAACATCTTGGGGTAATTGCTGCTTCAAAAAAGCTTCCTGAAATATATGATAAAATTCAAAAGCTTCAAAGAAAATATAAAATGATTATATTCTTTTGTGAGAGGGGAGGTATGAGAAGTAGTTCCCTAGTATCTTTCTTATATACAGTTGGAATAAACTCCTTTAAGTTATTAGGTGGTTACAAAGCATATAGAGGATTTATTAATGAAAACTTACCTAGAAAAGTAGAACAAGTAAGATTTATAGTTTTGCATGGTAATACTGGTGTTGGTAAGACAAAACTTCTAAAAAGACTTAGTGAAGAGGGATTTGATATTTTAGACTTAGAAGGATGTGCAAATAATAGGGGATCACTGTTTGGTGATATAGGACTTGGAGATGAAAATTCTCAAAAATACTTCGAAAGCCTTGTTTATAACACATTAAAGAAGAGAAAAGGCAATATAGTTTTTGTTGAAGCCGAAAGTAAAAGGATTGGACATGTAATTATACCAGATTATATATACTCTTTAATGAAAAGTGGTAATCACATTAATATTAATGCTGACTTATCTTCAAGAGTAGCAAATATAATGGAGGATTACGTTCATAATAATGTAGATGAGCTAATTGAGCATATAGATAAGCTAAGTAAATATATAAGTTCTAAAAACATCGAGAAATATAAAAAAGAAATTTTAGATGGTAAGTATAAAGGTGTAATAGAGGAGCTTATGCTAAAATACTATGACCCCTTATATGAAAATAAGATTTATAATTATTCTTTAGAAGTAGATAATTCTAATATAGATTTCGCATGTAAACATATAAAAGCATGGATTAATAGTAGTTATAAGTAA
- a CDS encoding Crp/Fnr family transcriptional regulator, with product MDLQEIVNILVKVNLFRGIEREEILKIIPCLDYRVKSFDKGANIFQAGDTVNNIGIVLSGSCEISKENVAGNKIIVAMLSSEDMFAESIVCRKNKISPVNVTSIENSKIIFISYDKIIRSCDNSCGFHVNLINNLLVTIAEKNYILNNKIDILLLKSMREKIATFLLNKQKQTGSFSFNIEINRNQLAEYLNVCRSALSRELSRMKEENIIDFYKNTFKIKDIESLKKIIQ from the coding sequence ATGGATTTACAGGAAATAGTTAATATATTAGTTAAAGTAAATTTATTTAGAGGTATTGAAAGAGAAGAAATTTTAAAAATAATACCTTGTTTAGATTATAGAGTCAAATCCTTTGATAAGGGAGCTAATATATTTCAAGCAGGGGACACTGTAAATAATATAGGTATTGTATTAAGTGGATCCTGTGAAATTAGCAAGGAAAATGTAGCAGGAAATAAAATAATTGTTGCTATGTTAAGTAGTGAAGATATGTTCGCAGAGTCTATTGTTTGTAGAAAAAATAAAATTAGTCCTGTTAACGTTACTTCGATTGAGAATAGTAAAATAATTTTTATTTCATATGATAAGATTATTAGAAGTTGTGATAATTCATGTGGGTTTCATGTGAATTTGATTAACAATTTATTAGTTACAATAGCAGAAAAGAATTATATATTAAATAATAAAATAGATATACTACTATTGAAGAGTATGAGAGAAAAAATAGCTACATTTCTATTAAATAAACAAAAACAAACAGGGAGTTTTTCTTTTAATATTGAAATAAATAGAAATCAACTAGCTGAATATCTTAATGTTTGTAGAAGTGCTCTCTCAAGAGAACTTTCACGTATGAAAGAAGAAAATATAATAGACTTCTATAAGAATACCTTTAAGATTAAGGATATTGAAAGTCTTAAAAAAATAATTCAGTAG
- the hcp gene encoding hydroxylamine reductase, with translation MDNNMFCFQCQETVGCSGCTIKGVCGKTPSLARLQDMLIYTTKGLSEVTTNLRKLGIKIDTKINHMVVLNLFSTITNANFDEEVFYNRVKETVNAKDSLLSQLSNEELSEAALWTGSSKEEIDAKSPNVGILEESNEDLRSLKELVIYGVKGLSAYMKHAIELGHDSEDIHAFMQKALAATLNTNVAEDLVALALETGKVGVDGMALLDTANTSTYGNPEITKVNIGTRSNPAILISGHDLYDLAQLLEQTEGTGVDVYTHSEMLPAHYYPELKKYSHLAGNYGNAWWKQTEEFEKFNGPILMTTNCIVPPKASYKDRLFTTGASGFDGCKHIDKDENGKKDFSSIIELAKTLPAPTEIETGEIVGGFAHNQVLSLADTVIEAVKSGAIKKFFVMAGCDGRQKSRSYYTDFAEALPKDTVILTAGCAKYKYNKLNLGDIGGIPRVLDAGQCNDSYSLAVIALKLKEAFNLDDINELPIEFNIAWYEQKAVIVLLSLLYLGVKNIHLGPTLPAFLSPNVAAILVENFGIQGISDVESDIKAFMNN, from the coding sequence ATGGATAATAATATGTTTTGCTTTCAATGTCAAGAAACTGTAGGTTGCAGTGGTTGTACTATTAAAGGTGTTTGTGGTAAAACTCCTTCACTTGCAAGACTTCAAGATATGTTAATTTATACAACCAAGGGTCTTTCTGAGGTTACTACTAATCTTAGAAAACTTGGAATTAAAATAGATACTAAAATAAACCACATGGTTGTTCTTAACCTTTTCTCAACAATAACAAATGCTAACTTTGATGAAGAAGTATTTTATAATAGAGTAAAGGAAACTGTAAATGCTAAAGATTCTTTATTATCTCAATTAAGTAATGAAGAACTAAGTGAAGCGGCTTTATGGACAGGCTCATCTAAGGAAGAAATAGATGCTAAATCACCTAATGTTGGAATTCTTGAGGAATCTAATGAAGACCTACGTAGTCTTAAGGAACTTGTTATCTATGGTGTAAAGGGTCTATCAGCTTATATGAAACATGCAATAGAACTTGGACATGATAGTGAAGATATTCATGCATTTATGCAAAAGGCACTTGCAGCTACTCTAAATACAAATGTCGCTGAAGACTTAGTAGCACTTGCACTTGAAACAGGTAAGGTAGGGGTAGATGGTATGGCACTACTTGATACTGCAAATACATCAACTTACGGTAACCCTGAAATAACAAAGGTTAATATAGGAACAAGAAGCAATCCTGCTATACTTATTTCAGGACATGATCTATACGACCTTGCTCAATTATTAGAACAAACAGAGGGTACAGGAGTTGACGTTTATACTCACTCTGAAATGTTACCTGCTCACTACTATCCTGAACTTAAAAAGTATAGTCACCTTGCTGGTAACTATGGAAATGCATGGTGGAAACAAACTGAAGAGTTCGAAAAGTTTAATGGACCAATTCTAATGACTACTAACTGTATAGTACCTCCTAAGGCTTCTTATAAAGATAGACTATTTACAACAGGTGCTTCAGGGTTCGATGGATGTAAACATATTGATAAGGATGAAAATGGAAAGAAAGACTTCTCAAGTATTATTGAACTTGCTAAAACTCTACCTGCTCCAACAGAAATTGAAACAGGTGAAATAGTTGGTGGTTTTGCTCATAATCAAGTTCTTTCACTTGCAGATACTGTAATTGAAGCTGTAAAAAGCGGTGCTATAAAGAAATTCTTTGTAATGGCTGGATGTGACGGAAGACAAAAATCAAGAAGCTACTACACAGACTTTGCTGAGGCACTTCCAAAGGATACAGTAATACTAACAGCAGGATGTGCTAAGTACAAGTATAATAAGCTGAACCTTGGAGATATAGGTGGAATTCCAAGAGTACTTGATGCTGGACAATGCAATGATTCATACTCACTTGCAGTTATAGCACTTAAGCTAAAGGAAGCATTTAACCTTGATGATATAAATGAACTTCCAATTGAGTTTAATATAGCTTGGTATGAACAAAAAGCAGTAATTGTACTATTATCTCTACTATACCTAGGTGTTAAGAACATTCACCTTGGACCAACTCTACCAGCATTCCTTTCACCAAATGTAGCAGCTATTCTTGTTGAAAACTTTGGCATTCAAGGAATTTCTGATGTAGAGTCTGATATAAAGGCATTTATGAATAACTAA